The following proteins are encoded in a genomic region of Bradyrhizobium sp. SK17:
- a CDS encoding ester cyclase has protein sequence MSHATLEANKALVLAHHDAVTNRLDAGAIRAQLASDFFDHAVGKRLSAEEVLAQAAAMHETFAELSAVAECLVAERDMVAGRFVWRGRHRSLWRGIQPTGRHVEFRGMTFWRIRDGKLSECWAEIDFDGLERQLRD, from the coding sequence ATGTCCCACGCCACCCTCGAGGCCAACAAGGCGCTGGTGCTCGCGCATCATGACGCCGTGACCAACCGGCTCGATGCCGGTGCGATCCGCGCGCAGTTGGCGTCCGACTTCTTCGACCATGCCGTGGGCAAGCGGCTGAGTGCCGAGGAGGTGCTCGCGCAGGCGGCGGCGATGCATGAGACCTTCGCCGAGCTGTCGGCGGTGGCCGAATGCCTGGTGGCCGAGCGCGACATGGTCGCCGGCCGCTTCGTCTGGCGCGGCCGTCACCGCAGCCTGTGGCGCGGCATCCAGCCGACCGGCCGCCACGTCGAATTCCGTGGCATGACGTTCTGGCGCATCCGGGACGGCAAGCTCTCGGAATGCTGGGCCGAGATCGATTTCGACGGGCTGGAGCGGCAGCTCAGGGATTGA
- a CDS encoding dienelactone hydrolase family protein: MRRLWPIIGLVWFVLATAAPAAAETIVNFPSLDGTTDLIGHLDRREDDTPRPAVVLMHGCSGLNDKKGRVFGLYRAWARALAVQGYVTLIVDSATPRGLGQTCSRGPDSRRMWRERPKDAYGALRYLQAQPFVKPDRIALMGWSQGGGVVLLSINDRSIGRPAELAQDFRAAVAFYPGACADIYQSRPFTNVEPNGWTSRVPLLVLIGEADVWTPYKPCDAFIAAAKARGNPVELKSYPGAVHAFDAPNLPRTELPAYTMRDGSIPVIGTDPEARKDAFPRVLDYLKRDLE, translated from the coding sequence ATGCGCCGCCTGTGGCCGATCATCGGACTGGTCTGGTTCGTGCTCGCGACCGCGGCGCCCGCCGCGGCGGAGACGATCGTCAATTTCCCCTCACTCGACGGCACCACCGACCTGATCGGTCATCTCGACCGCCGCGAGGACGACACGCCGCGGCCCGCGGTGGTGCTGATGCATGGCTGTTCCGGCCTCAATGACAAGAAGGGCCGCGTGTTCGGCCTCTATCGCGCCTGGGCGCGGGCGCTCGCGGTGCAGGGCTATGTCACCCTGATCGTCGACAGCGCGACGCCGCGCGGGCTCGGCCAGACCTGCTCGCGCGGGCCCGACAGCCGCAGGATGTGGCGCGAGCGGCCGAAGGATGCCTATGGCGCGCTGCGTTATTTGCAGGCGCAGCCCTTCGTGAAGCCGGACCGCATCGCGCTGATGGGCTGGTCGCAGGGCGGCGGCGTGGTGCTGCTCTCGATCAACGACAGGAGCATCGGCCGGCCGGCCGAGTTGGCGCAGGATTTCAGGGCCGCGGTGGCGTTCTATCCCGGCGCCTGCGCCGACATCTATCAATCGAGGCCCTTCACCAATGTCGAGCCGAATGGCTGGACCAGCCGGGTGCCGCTGCTGGTGCTGATCGGCGAGGCCGACGTCTGGACGCCGTACAAGCCCTGCGACGCCTTCATCGCGGCGGCCAAGGCGCGCGGCAATCCGGTCGAGCTGAAGAGCTATCCCGGCGCGGTGCATGCGTTCGATGCGCCGAACCTGCCGCGCACCGAGCTGCCGGCCTATACGATGCGGGATGGCTCGATCCCCGTGATCGGGACCGATCCCGAGGCGCGCAAGGATGCCTTCCCGCGCGTGCTGGACTATCTGAAGCGAGATCTGGAATGA
- a CDS encoding LysE family translocator, whose protein sequence is MTWSFLLTTLIVVASPGTGVLYTLAVALTRGSRASVAAAFGCTLGIVPQMIAAMLGLAAILHTSAMAFAALKWGGVVYLLYMAWQALRERGALAVDTEIKPRSNGRVIVTAILINILNPKLSIFFLAFLPQFIAVDEAHPLARMVELSGVFMAMTFAVFAIYGLFAASVRDRVITRPKVMAWLRRSFAAGFAVLGAKLAFAER, encoded by the coding sequence ATGACCTGGTCCTTCCTGCTGACCACCCTGATCGTGGTCGCCTCGCCCGGCACCGGCGTGCTCTACACCCTGGCGGTCGCGCTGACCCGCGGTTCGCGGGCGAGCGTGGCGGCGGCGTTCGGCTGCACGCTCGGGATCGTGCCGCAGATGATCGCTGCGATGCTGGGCCTTGCCGCCATCCTGCACACCAGCGCCATGGCGTTCGCGGCGCTGAAATGGGGCGGCGTGGTCTATCTGCTCTACATGGCCTGGCAGGCGCTGCGTGAGCGCGGCGCGCTGGCCGTCGACACCGAGATCAAGCCGCGCTCGAACGGCCGCGTGATCGTGACCGCGATCCTGATCAACATCCTCAACCCGAAACTGTCGATCTTCTTCCTGGCCTTCCTGCCGCAATTCATCGCGGTCGACGAGGCCCATCCGCTGGCGCGGATGGTTGAGCTCAGCGGCGTGTTCATGGCGATGACCTTCGCGGTGTTCGCGATCTACGGGCTGTTCGCGGCGTCGGTGCGCGATCGCGTCATCACCCGGCCGAAGGTGATGGCCTGGCTCAGGCGGAGCTTTGCCGCGGGCTTTGCGGTGCTCGGCGCCAAGCTCGCCTTCGCGGAGCGCTGA
- a CDS encoding response regulator, with protein sequence MGQSRPDRAKALVVEDDPMQREMIGLLLEESDFDVIACESAEAAELVLLGNGDNVVLMMTDVELAGNMTGVELAHAAKKHKPDLDVIVTSGKPLRQRLPDGALFWAKPWAPLDVIRLAETKASTLPGGRSRPS encoded by the coding sequence ATGGGACAGTCGAGGCCCGATCGTGCGAAGGCGTTGGTCGTCGAGGACGACCCGATGCAGCGCGAGATGATCGGCTTGCTGCTGGAGGAAAGCGATTTCGACGTCATCGCCTGCGAGAGCGCGGAGGCTGCCGAATTGGTGCTGCTCGGCAATGGCGACAACGTCGTGCTGATGATGACCGACGTCGAACTCGCCGGAAACATGACCGGCGTCGAGCTTGCCCATGCGGCGAAGAAACACAAGCCCGACCTCGACGTGATCGTGACTTCGGGCAAGCCGCTGCGTCAGCGCCTGCCGGACGGCGCCTTGTTCTGGGCCAAGCCGTGGGCGCCGCTTGACGTGATCCGGCTCGCCGAGACCAAGGCGTCGACGCTGCCGGGCGGCCGGTCGAGGCCTTCATAA
- the rpoH gene encoding RNA polymerase sigma factor RpoH, with translation MARTATLPVLNGESGLSRYLAEIRKFPMLEPQQEYMLAKRWREHDDRDAAHKLVTSHLRLVAKIAMGYRGYGLPISEVVSEGNVGLMQAVKRFEPEKGFRLATYAMWWIKASIQEYILRSWSLVKMGTTANQKKLFFNLRKAKSKISALEEGDLHPDQVKLIAKRLGVTDQDVIDMNRRLGGDASLNAPIRDDGEAGEWQDWLVDNSPNAEALMAESEEFDHRRQALNGAIGVLNPRERRIFEARRLADEPMTLEDLAAEFGVSRERVRQIEVRAFEKVQSAVKGTIARQEAALEAAH, from the coding sequence ATGGCCCGTACAGCTACGTTGCCGGTTCTCAATGGAGAATCTGGCCTTTCACGTTACCTCGCCGAGATCCGCAAGTTCCCCATGCTGGAGCCCCAGCAGGAGTACATGCTCGCCAAGCGTTGGCGCGAGCATGACGATCGGGACGCGGCGCATAAGCTCGTCACCAGCCACCTCAGGCTCGTGGCCAAGATTGCCATGGGCTATCGCGGCTACGGCTTGCCGATATCCGAAGTCGTCTCGGAAGGCAATGTCGGCCTGATGCAGGCGGTGAAGCGATTCGAACCCGAGAAGGGCTTCCGTCTCGCCACTTACGCCATGTGGTGGATCAAGGCGTCAATACAAGAGTACATTCTGCGTTCCTGGTCGCTCGTGAAGATGGGCACCACCGCGAACCAGAAGAAGCTGTTCTTCAACCTGCGCAAGGCGAAGAGCAAGATCTCCGCGCTGGAAGAGGGTGATCTCCACCCCGACCAGGTGAAGCTGATTGCCAAGCGCCTCGGCGTGACCGATCAGGACGTGATCGACATGAACCGCCGCCTCGGCGGTGACGCGTCGCTCAACGCCCCGATCCGCGACGACGGCGAAGCCGGCGAATGGCAGGACTGGCTGGTCGACAACTCGCCCAACGCCGAAGCCTTGATGGCCGAGAGCGAGGAGTTCGATCATCGCCGTCAGGCCCTGAACGGTGCGATCGGCGTGCTCAACCCGCGCGAACGCCGCATCTTCGAGGCGCGGCGTCTGGCGGATGAGCCGATGACGCTGGAAGACCTCGCCGCCGAGTTCGGCGTGTCGCGCGAGCGCGTGCGGCAGATCGAGGTCCGCGCGTTCGAGAAGGTGCAGTCGGCCGTCAAGGGCACGATTGCCCGCCAGGAAGCAGCTCTCGAAGCCGCGCACTAA
- a CDS encoding RluA family pseudouridine synthase, whose translation MEVIVAGDEGSARLDRVLAQRSPELSRSRLKALILAGSVTVKDAVVRDPAYHVAQGDTIIIDVPEAVPAEPKGEDIALDIVFEDDDIILINKPRGLVVHPAAGHATGTLVNALISHCGTSLSGIGGVKRPGIVHRLDKDTTGLMVVAKNDQAHQSLTAQFADHGRTGPMERGYMAFVWGVPNRPHGTIDAPIDRHPHAREKMAVRQGGREAITHFEVLSSFAGRDGKPVASLLACRLETGRTHQIRVHLAHLGHPLLGDAVYGPHFKTKAGHLSAEGKDALTALDRQALHAYLLALEHPRTGELLHWEAPLPEDLLLLQRALVAAV comes from the coding sequence CTGGAGGTCATCGTCGCCGGCGACGAGGGCTCGGCCCGGCTTGACCGCGTGCTCGCGCAGCGCTCGCCCGAACTGTCGCGGTCCCGGCTGAAGGCGCTGATCCTCGCCGGTTCCGTGACCGTCAAGGACGCCGTCGTCCGCGACCCCGCTTATCATGTCGCCCAAGGCGATACGATCATAATCGACGTGCCGGAGGCCGTGCCCGCCGAGCCGAAGGGCGAGGACATCGCGCTCGATATCGTGTTCGAGGACGACGATATCATCCTGATCAACAAGCCCAGGGGCCTGGTGGTGCATCCCGCGGCGGGCCACGCCACGGGAACACTGGTCAACGCGCTGATCTCCCATTGCGGCACCAGTCTTTCGGGCATCGGCGGGGTCAAGCGGCCGGGCATCGTGCACCGCCTCGACAAGGACACCACCGGGCTGATGGTGGTCGCCAAGAACGACCAGGCCCACCAGTCGCTGACCGCGCAGTTCGCGGACCACGGCCGCACCGGCCCGATGGAGCGCGGCTACATGGCGTTCGTCTGGGGCGTGCCGAACCGGCCGCACGGCACCATCGACGCGCCGATCGACCGGCATCCCCATGCCCGCGAGAAGATGGCGGTCCGCCAGGGCGGCCGCGAGGCGATCACCCATTTCGAGGTGCTGTCGAGCTTCGCCGGCCGCGACGGCAAGCCGGTCGCCTCGCTCCTGGCCTGCCGGCTGGAGACCGGGCGGACCCATCAGATCCGGGTCCACCTCGCCCATCTCGGCCACCCCCTGCTTGGCGATGCCGTCTATGGCCCCCATTTCAAGACCAAGGCCGGGCACCTCAGCGCGGAAGGTAAGGACGCACTTACCGCCCTCGACCGGCAGGCCCTGCATGCCTATCTGCTGGCTCTGGAACACCCCCGCACCGGGGAACTTTTACACTGGGAAGCCCCCTTGCCGGAGGATTTGCTTCTCCTGCAACGGGCACTGGTAGCGGCGGTATGA
- a CDS encoding peptidoglycan recognition family protein: protein MTPRLLTVLLALVLSVPAFAEAPDLAAIARSQGTPEIPGLKMVWLSPWGDVAKAHRWRNIIVHQTEGPAGSARYGAAEQHKHPTRRGVMVWVETDGTVYWAVADNLVPTHTDGADRNDNKYIDNSKTYRHVNKDTSIGVEFAGNYPDVTKGPTDAQIAAWRVLVKLLRARYGIPLDHVYAHNWIDFKDARYCEGCALATMAREWGE, encoded by the coding sequence ATGACGCCTCGCCTGCTCACCGTACTTCTCGCGCTGGTACTGTCCGTGCCGGCATTCGCCGAGGCGCCCGATCTCGCTGCGATCGCCCGGTCGCAGGGCACGCCGGAGATTCCCGGCTTGAAGATGGTCTGGCTGTCGCCCTGGGGCGATGTCGCCAAGGCTCATCGCTGGCGCAACATCATCGTGCATCAAACCGAAGGGCCGGCCGGTTCGGCGCGCTACGGCGCGGCCGAACAGCACAAGCACCCGACCCGGCGCGGCGTCATGGTCTGGGTCGAGACCGACGGCACGGTCTATTGGGCGGTCGCCGACAATCTGGTGCCGACCCACACCGACGGCGCCGATCGCAACGACAACAAATACATCGACAACAGCAAGACCTATCGCCACGTCAACAAGGACACCTCGATCGGCGTCGAGTTCGCCGGCAACTATCCAGATGTCACCAAGGGCCCGACCGACGCGCAGATCGCAGCCTGGCGCGTGCTGGTGAAGCTGCTGCGCGCGCGCTACGGCATCCCGCTGGATCACGTCTACGCGCACAACTGGATCGACTTCAAGGACGCCCGCTACTGCGAAGGCTGCGCGCTCGCGACCATGGCGCGCGAGTGGGGCGAGTAG
- a CDS encoding GGDEF domain-containing protein, which translates to MLSVPTLWTVFVINFLALGLIWAYVAHSYPAFGAARFWTASAFVASAGASSAMFRVMITGSLLPLIAAGTLMVFAAGLAAMGIERFYGKPVRWRSTALCSAFAFVGLGVFIFAYDSMPMRILVYTVAQVMPFALTLKLLLSRENGRVNPGARLAGVVASVLIGIYALRLVGALLHPGEFSFVRFNAGQSLAILLMVFLSMALNFGFLLMAIDRLRTEVADLALLDDLTGVGNRRHLLQRLTEECARSDRNGEAFALLVIDLDGFKGINDTHGHAAGDACLQHFTLMAQTRLRPGDMLARTGGDEFCIVLPSSTLREGAMIARRVLEVCRADAEQCAGADIPIAVSIGVAQWTREIGLHPDRLIAAADHALYDAKKGGKNGYATYQPKLPPEMLEPMQASLRRA; encoded by the coding sequence ATGTTGAGCGTTCCGACGCTTTGGACGGTTTTCGTTATCAATTTTCTCGCGCTCGGCCTGATCTGGGCCTATGTCGCGCACAGCTATCCAGCTTTCGGCGCGGCGCGGTTCTGGACCGCGTCGGCCTTCGTCGCATCCGCCGGTGCCTCCAGCGCGATGTTCCGCGTCATGATCACGGGCTCGCTCTTGCCGCTGATCGCAGCGGGCACGCTGATGGTGTTCGCCGCCGGCCTTGCCGCGATGGGCATCGAGCGGTTCTACGGCAAACCGGTGCGCTGGCGCAGCACCGCGCTGTGCAGCGCGTTCGCCTTCGTCGGCCTTGGCGTCTTCATCTTTGCCTATGACAGCATGCCGATGCGCATCCTGGTCTATACCGTCGCGCAGGTCATGCCGTTCGCGTTGACGCTGAAGCTCTTGCTGTCGCGCGAGAACGGCCGGGTCAATCCCGGCGCGCGGCTTGCCGGCGTCGTCGCCTCCGTGCTGATCGGCATCTATGCGCTGCGCCTCGTCGGCGCCCTGCTGCATCCCGGCGAATTCTCCTTCGTCCGCTTCAATGCGGGCCAGTCGCTGGCGATCCTGCTGATGGTGTTCCTGTCGATGGCGCTCAATTTCGGCTTCCTGCTGATGGCGATCGACCGGCTGCGCACCGAGGTCGCCGACCTCGCGCTGCTCGACGATCTCACCGGCGTCGGCAACCGCCGCCATCTGCTGCAACGCCTGACCGAGGAATGCGCGCGCTCCGACCGCAATGGCGAGGCATTCGCGCTGCTGGTGATCGACCTCGACGGTTTCAAGGGCATCAACGACACCCACGGCCACGCCGCCGGCGACGCCTGCCTGCAACATTTCACGCTGATGGCGCAGACCAGGCTGCGGCCTGGCGACATGCTGGCCCGCACCGGCGGCGACGAATTCTGCATCGTGCTGCCGTCCTCGACCTTGCGCGAGGGCGCGATGATCGCCCGCCGCGTGCTGGAGGTCTGCCGCGCCGATGCCGAGCAGTGCGCCGGCGCTGACATCCCGATCGCGGTCTCGATCGGCGTCGCGCAATGGACCCGCGAGATCGGGCTGCATCCCGACCGCTTGATCGCCGCAGCCGACCACGCACTCTACGACGCCAAGAAGGGCGGCAAGAACGGATATGCGACCTATCAACCGAAGCTGCCGCCCGAGATGCTCGAACCGATGCAGGCGAGCCTGCGCCGCGCCTGA
- a CDS encoding SDR family oxidoreductase: MTAISGSAAAVTGAASGIGRALALELAQRGCDLALADRDEAGLQATAAEIAKASPRKVTVHRLDVGEPDQIAAFAAAASAAHPALNIVVNNAGVALLGQFGEIEQAQMEWLFNINFWGVVHGTRAFLPYLARQREAHIVNVSSIFGIVAPPGQSAYCAAKFAVRGFSESLRHELAVANSPVRLSVVHPGGVATNIARNSRTGAGVTDNARRVQSIERFDALARTTPTAAAQRIIAGIEKNQPRILIGNDARFMDLLQRFRPGTYWKVLQRQIEKATAKVAGAGAK, from the coding sequence ATGACTGCGATCTCTGGATCCGCCGCTGCCGTGACCGGAGCCGCCAGCGGCATCGGCCGCGCACTGGCGCTTGAACTCGCACAGCGCGGCTGCGACCTGGCGCTCGCCGACCGCGACGAGGCCGGTCTACAGGCGACGGCCGCCGAGATCGCGAAAGCGAGCCCGCGCAAGGTCACCGTGCATCGCCTCGACGTCGGCGAGCCCGACCAGATCGCGGCATTCGCGGCCGCCGCCAGCGCCGCGCATCCCGCGCTCAACATCGTCGTCAACAATGCCGGCGTCGCCCTGCTCGGCCAGTTCGGCGAGATCGAGCAGGCCCAGATGGAGTGGCTGTTCAACATCAATTTCTGGGGCGTGGTGCACGGCACCCGCGCCTTCCTGCCGTATCTCGCGCGGCAGCGCGAGGCGCATATCGTCAACGTCTCCTCGATCTTCGGCATCGTGGCGCCGCCCGGCCAGAGCGCCTATTGCGCGGCCAAGTTCGCGGTCCGCGGCTTCTCCGAAAGCCTGCGCCACGAGCTCGCGGTGGCGAACAGTCCGGTGCGGCTCTCGGTGGTGCATCCCGGCGGCGTCGCCACCAACATCGCGCGCAATTCGCGCACCGGGGCCGGCGTCACCGACAATGCCCGCCGCGTGCAGTCGATCGAGCGCTTCGACGCGTTGGCCCGGACCACGCCGACTGCGGCCGCGCAGCGCATCATCGCCGGCATCGAGAAGAACCAGCCGCGCATCCTGATCGGCAACGACGCCCGCTTCATGGACCTGCTGCAACGCTTCCGCCCCGGCACCTACTGGAAGGTGCTGCAACGGCAGATCGAGAAGGCGACCGCGAAGGTGGCGGGGGCCGGTGCCAAGTAA
- a CDS encoding FRG domain-containing protein has protein sequence METIGSQKIWSFFDRRGCQIAKNSAVREGPGHRVGSYLELATKIAELQFLNRDHVLLFRGQGADHRNVKNNSSLKPTLFRGGRGNPDQAMLVQRFEALRRAEQVLVAEYAKAKLLGLERLKRHRILRWSILQHYEVCTTPLLDVTHSIRIAASFASLAETGTAFLYVLGVPNLSGAITASAEAGLQIVRLSSVCPPSAVRPHIQEGYLLGEYPEMSGTEQKDNYFPYEMDFGRRLVAKFSFAPVSFWKNDNFPQVTRSALYPSEKSDPLFRLALGVKKQLG, from the coding sequence ATGGAAACCATCGGCAGCCAGAAGATCTGGTCGTTCTTCGACCGCCGCGGATGCCAGATCGCGAAGAACTCGGCGGTGCGCGAGGGGCCGGGCCATCGCGTCGGCTCCTATCTCGAGCTCGCCACCAAGATCGCCGAGCTGCAATTCCTCAACCGCGACCACGTGCTGCTGTTTCGCGGCCAGGGCGCGGATCACCGCAACGTCAAGAACAACTCGTCGCTGAAGCCGACGCTGTTTCGCGGCGGCCGCGGCAACCCTGATCAGGCGATGCTGGTTCAACGCTTCGAGGCCCTGCGCCGCGCCGAGCAGGTCCTGGTCGCGGAATATGCCAAGGCAAAGCTGCTCGGGCTGGAGCGGCTGAAGCGGCATCGCATCCTGCGCTGGTCGATCCTGCAACACTATGAGGTCTGCACCACGCCGCTGCTCGACGTCACCCATTCGATCCGGATCGCGGCGTCGTTCGCCTCGCTGGCCGAGACCGGCACCGCCTTCCTCTATGTGCTCGGCGTGCCGAACCTCTCTGGCGCGATCACCGCGAGCGCGGAGGCCGGCCTCCAGATCGTCCGCCTCTCCAGCGTCTGCCCGCCATCGGCGGTGCGGCCGCATATCCAGGAGGGCTATCTGCTCGGCGAATATCCTGAAATGTCCGGCACCGAGCAGAAGGACAATTATTTTCCCTACGAGATGGATTTCGGTCGGCGGCTGGTCGCGAAATTCTCCTTCGCGCCGGTGTCGTTCTGGAAGAACGACAATTTTCCGCAGGTGACGCGAAGCGCGCTGTATCCGTCGGAGAAGAGCGACCCGCTGTTCCGGCTGGCGCTTGGGGTGAAGAAGCAGCTGGGTTGA
- a CDS encoding ubiquinol-cytochrome c reductase iron-sulfur subunit: MSESNPSASVGPIGESDPADGCADPTRRALLTALAGCACLAAIEPVSADDDEQPGASERPQKADLLVRAEGDKAGQVIKSDDLTLGGPPVRAWPQDPKTSVIRKGSRLNEVVLVKLDPNEFDDATRARAPDGIVCYSVICSHAGCPVTAWVKQEQGDKTVLKCMCHNSEYDPRQSAQVVFGPAPRRLAALPLMVADGAITVAAPFVGKVGAQQGG; the protein is encoded by the coding sequence ATGTCGGAGTCCAACCCCAGCGCTTCCGTCGGACCGATCGGTGAATCCGATCCGGCGGATGGCTGCGCGGACCCGACGCGCCGCGCGCTGCTGACCGCATTGGCGGGTTGCGCCTGCCTCGCGGCGATCGAGCCCGTATCCGCCGACGATGACGAGCAACCCGGCGCGAGTGAGCGGCCGCAAAAAGCCGATCTGCTGGTGCGTGCCGAGGGCGACAAGGCCGGCCAGGTCATCAAGTCGGACGATCTGACATTGGGCGGACCGCCGGTTCGCGCCTGGCCGCAGGACCCGAAAACCTCCGTCATCCGCAAGGGCTCGCGGCTCAACGAGGTCGTGCTGGTCAAGCTCGATCCCAACGAGTTCGACGACGCCACGCGCGCCCGCGCGCCGGACGGCATCGTCTGCTACTCCGTGATCTGCTCGCATGCCGGATGTCCGGTCACCGCCTGGGTCAAGCAGGAGCAGGGCGACAAGACCGTCCTGAAATGCATGTGTCACAACTCTGAATACGATCCGCGGCAGAGTGCGCAGGTCGTGTTCGGGCCGGCGCCACGTCGCCTCGCGGCCTTGCCGCTGATGGTCGCCGACGGCGCGATCACGGTCGCAGCGCCATTCGTCGGAAAGGTGGGTGCCCAGCAGGGAGGATGA
- a CDS encoding DUF817 domain-containing protein translates to MHHRLTRQGKPIASAAANWPALRRFIAGEHRLGLVMAQRRWTAAPYEFLRFGIKQAWACLFGGIAVALMIGTWRFYPPDAALARYDFLFLSMLAVQLVLLAGRLETWEEARVILIYHVVGTAMELFKTRVGSWIYPEPSIFHIGGVPLFSGFMYSCIGSYICRCWRLFDFRFSQHPRRLGLIALSVAIYVNFFSHHYVIDLRWGLFAWAIWLFGRTSVHFKVWTSHRSMPLLLGLVLVSLFIWFTENIGTFTKTWLYPSQRLGWSMVGIEKLGSWFLLVIVSYTLVSLVNAPRSWKGEGADTGARRRDERVGGMSVPTL, encoded by the coding sequence GTGCATCACAGGCTGACACGTCAAGGCAAACCCATCGCCAGCGCCGCGGCCAACTGGCCGGCGCTGCGTCGCTTCATCGCCGGCGAGCATCGCCTCGGCCTGGTCATGGCACAGCGCCGCTGGACCGCGGCTCCTTACGAATTCCTGCGCTTCGGCATCAAGCAGGCCTGGGCCTGCCTGTTCGGCGGCATCGCCGTCGCGCTGATGATCGGCACCTGGCGCTTCTATCCGCCGGATGCGGCGCTGGCGCGCTACGACTTCCTGTTCCTCTCGATGCTCGCCGTTCAGCTCGTGCTGCTCGCCGGCCGGCTGGAGACGTGGGAGGAGGCCAGGGTCATCCTGATCTACCATGTCGTCGGCACGGCGATGGAGCTGTTCAAGACGCGGGTCGGCTCCTGGATCTATCCGGAGCCCAGCATCTTCCATATCGGCGGCGTGCCGCTGTTCTCGGGCTTCATGTATTCCTGCATCGGCAGCTACATCTGCCGCTGCTGGCGGTTGTTCGATTTCCGCTTCTCGCAGCATCCGCGCCGGCTCGGCCTGATCGCCCTCAGCGTGGCGATCTATGTCAACTTCTTCAGCCACCACTACGTCATCGACCTGCGCTGGGGGCTGTTCGCCTGGGCGATCTGGCTGTTCGGCCGCACCAGCGTCCACTTCAAGGTCTGGACCAGCCATCGTTCGATGCCGCTGCTGCTCGGCCTCGTGCTGGTGTCGCTGTTCATCTGGTTCACCGAGAACATCGGCACCTTCACCAAGACCTGGCTCTATCCCTCGCAGCGGCTCGGCTGGTCGATGGTCGGAATCGAGAAGCTCGGGTCCTGGTTCCTGCTCGTGATCGTCAGCTACACGCTGGTCAGCCTGGTGAACGCGCCGCGGAGCTGGAAGGGCGAGGGTGCGGATACTGGTGCGCGCCGGCGGGACGAGCGCGTGGGTGGAATGTCGGTGCCGACGCTTTGA
- a CDS encoding lytic transglycosylase domain-containing protein translates to MLRCRLAVVFGALLLATPSYAARCGGSFPAFVQSFSQEAAAAGIQQDVISQALGGVQQDGGVLAFDRRQRYTFNKTFEQYVATRVGPGRINGGRAMLQRHAALLSKIEQQYGVPRQILVAIWGLETDFGKGDMGKLPVFRVLATLAHDCRRTDLFQGELLAALKILQRGDLRLNDMIGAYAGEIGQTQFLPSSYIKYGVDFDGDGHVDLRHSVPDVLASTANLLHSNGFKMGAPYGEGSANFEAMREWNRAVIYRKTIGYFADQLVGR, encoded by the coding sequence ATGCTCAGGTGTCGTTTGGCGGTTGTGTTCGGCGCCTTGCTGCTTGCCACCCCCTCCTATGCCGCCCGCTGCGGCGGCAGTTTTCCGGCCTTCGTGCAGTCGTTCTCGCAGGAGGCGGCGGCGGCCGGCATCCAGCAGGATGTGATCTCGCAGGCACTCGGCGGGGTGCAGCAGGATGGCGGGGTGCTCGCCTTCGACCGGCGGCAGCGCTACACCTTCAACAAGACCTTCGAGCAGTATGTCGCGACCCGCGTCGGGCCCGGGCGCATCAACGGCGGCCGCGCGATGTTGCAGCGTCACGCCGCGCTGCTCTCGAAGATCGAGCAGCAATACGGCGTGCCGCGCCAGATCCTGGTCGCGATCTGGGGGCTGGAGACCGATTTCGGCAAGGGCGACATGGGCAAGCTGCCGGTGTTTCGCGTGCTCGCCACGCTGGCGCATGATTGCCGCCGCACCGACCTGTTCCAGGGCGAGCTGCTCGCCGCGCTCAAGATCCTGCAACGCGGCGATCTTCGTCTGAACGACATGATCGGCGCCTATGCCGGCGAGATCGGCCAGACCCAGTTCCTGCCGTCGTCCTACATCAAATACGGCGTCGACTTCGACGGCGACGGCCATGTCGACCTGCGCCACTCGGTGCCCGACGTGCTGGCCTCGACCGCGAACCTGTTGCACTCGAACGGCTTCAAGATGGGCGCGCCCTATGGCGAAGGTAGCGCCAATTTCGAGGCGATGCGCGAATGGAACAGGGCGGTGATCTATCGCAAGACGATCGGGTATTTTGCCGATCAGCTCGTCGGGCGGTGA